A stretch of the Streptococcus oralis genome encodes the following:
- the fni gene encoding type 2 isopentenyl-diphosphate Delta-isomerase, protein MTTNRKDEHIRYALEQKSFYNSFDEVELIHSSLPLYDLDEIDLSTEFAGRKWDFPFYINAMTGGSDKGREINQKLAQVAEACGILFVTGSYSAALKDPRDDSFSVKSSHPNLLLGTNIGLDKSVDLGLQTVQAMNPLLLQVHVNVMQELLMPEGERKFRSWQSHLADYSKHIPVPLVLKEVGFGMDAKTIERAYELGVRTVDLSGRGGTSFAYIENRRSGQRDYLNQWGQSTMQALLNAKDWKDKVELLASGGVRNPLDMIKCLVFGAKAVGLSRTVLELVETYSIEEVISIIQGWKEDLRLIMCALNCATIADLQKVDYILYGKLKEAKDQM, encoded by the coding sequence ATGACGACAAATCGTAAGGATGAGCATATCCGCTATGCCCTTGAGCAGAAAAGTTTTTATAATAGCTTTGATGAGGTCGAGTTAATCCACTCTTCGCTACCACTCTATGACCTAGATGAGATTGATTTGTCTACAGAATTTGCAGGACGTAAGTGGGACTTTCCTTTTTATATCAATGCTATGACGGGTGGAAGCGATAAGGGAAGAGAAATCAATCAAAAGCTGGCCCAGGTGGCAGAAGCCTGTGGGATTTTGTTTGTGACGGGCTCTTATAGTGCAGCCCTCAAGGATCCAAGAGATGACTCTTTTTCTGTCAAGTCCAGCCATCCAAATCTCCTACTTGGAACCAATATTGGATTGGACAAATCTGTTGACCTAGGACTTCAGACTGTGCAAGCGATGAATCCTTTGCTTTTGCAAGTGCATGTCAATGTTATGCAAGAATTACTCATGCCTGAGGGAGAAAGGAAGTTTAGAAGCTGGCAATCGCATCTAGCAGATTACAGTAAGCACATCCCTGTTCCTCTTGTTTTAAAAGAAGTCGGTTTTGGCATGGATGCTAAGACCATCGAGAGAGCCTATGAACTGGGTGTTCGAACGGTTGACCTGTCAGGTCGTGGTGGAACCAGCTTTGCCTATATCGAAAACCGTCGTAGTGGTCAGCGTGATTACCTCAATCAATGGGGGCAGTCTACTATGCAAGCCCTTCTCAATGCCAAAGACTGGAAAGATAAGGTCGAACTCTTGGCCAGTGGAGGTGTTCGGAACCCACTTGATATGATTAAGTGCTTGGTTTTTGGAGCTAAGGCTGTGGGATTGTCACGAACCGTTCTGGAATTGGTTGAAACCTACTCGATCGAGGAAGTGATTAGCATCATCCAAGGCTGGAAAGAAGATTTGCGCTTGATTATGTGTGCCCTTAATTGTGCTACCATAGCTGATCTGCAAAAAGTAGACTATATTCTTTATGGTAAACTAAAAGAAGCAAAAGATCAGATGTAG
- the liaF gene encoding cell wall-active antibiotics response protein LiaF, producing MKKFQIFLFIEACLLTGALILMVSENFSRFLLILFLFLLLIRYYTGKEGNNVFLLVATILFFFIVMLNPFVILAIFVAVIYSLFLLYPMMNQEREETDLVFEEVVTVKNERNPWFGNLHHFSSHQTCQFDDINLFRLMGKDTIHLERVILTNHDNVIILRKMVGTTRIIVPVDVEISLSVNCLYGDLTFLHQPKRALRNEHYHQETRDYLKSNKSVKIFLTSMVGDVEVVRG from the coding sequence ATGAAAAAATTTCAAATCTTTTTATTTATCGAAGCCTGTTTATTGACGGGAGCTCTGATTTTGATGGTATCAGAGAATTTTTCGCGTTTTTTGCTGATTCTATTCCTCTTTTTGCTTTTGATCCGCTATTATACAGGTAAAGAGGGCAACAACGTTTTCCTCCTTGTGGCGACCATTCTTTTCTTTTTCATCGTCATGCTCAATCCCTTTGTGATTTTAGCTATCTTTGTGGCAGTTATCTACAGTCTCTTTCTTCTTTATCCAATGATGAATCAAGAAAGAGAGGAGACCGACTTGGTCTTTGAAGAGGTGGTGACGGTAAAAAATGAACGCAATCCTTGGTTTGGCAATCTCCATCATTTCTCTAGTCACCAGACATGTCAATTTGACGATATCAACCTCTTTCGCCTCATGGGCAAGGACACCATTCATCTAGAAAGAGTTATCCTAACCAATCATGACAATGTCATTATCCTTAGAAAGATGGTCGGAACGACTAGGATTATCGTGCCCGTAGATGTGGAAATCAGTCTCAGTGTCAACTGCCTCTATGGAGATCTAACTTTCCTCCATCAACCCAAGCGAGCCCTTCGTAATGAACATTATCATCAGGAAACCAGGGACTATCTAAAGAGTAACAAGAGCGTCAAGATTTTCTTGACCAGTATGGTTGGCGATGTGGAGGTGGTCAGAGGATGA
- the mvaD gene encoding diphosphomevalonate decarboxylase, whose translation MDRKPVTVRSYANIAIIKYWGKKKEKEMVPATSSISLTLENMYTETTLSPLPAHATPDAFYINGQLQNEAEHAKMSKIIDRYRPEGEGFVRIDTQNNMPTAAGLSSSSSGLSALVKACNAYFQLGLNRSQLAQEAKFASGSSSRSFYGPLGAWDKDSGEIYPVATDLKLAMIMLVLEDKKKPISSRDGMKLCVETSTTFDDWVRQSEKDYQEMLVYLKENDFTKVGELTEKNALAMHATTKTASPAFSYLTDASYEAMDFVRQLREQGEACYFTMDAGPNVKVLCQEKDLEHLSEIFGQRYRLIVSKTKDLSQDDCC comes from the coding sequence ATGGATCGAAAGCCTGTAACAGTACGTTCCTACGCAAATATTGCCATTATCAAATACTGGGGAAAGAAAAAAGAAAAAGAGATGGTTCCTGCTACTAGCAGCATCTCTCTGACTTTGGAAAACATGTACACAGAGACGACCTTGTCGCCTCTACCAGCCCATGCGACGCCTGATGCATTTTACATCAATGGTCAACTCCAAAATGAGGCGGAGCATGCCAAAATGAGCAAAATCATTGACCGCTACCGTCCAGAAGGTGAGGGATTTGTCCGTATTGATACCCAAAACAATATGCCAACGGCAGCGGGCCTGTCCTCAAGTTCTAGTGGTTTGTCCGCCTTGGTCAAGGCTTGCAATGCTTATTTTCAGCTTGGTTTGAATCGGAGTCAGTTGGCGCAGGAGGCTAAGTTTGCCTCAGGTTCTTCCTCTCGCAGTTTTTATGGACCACTAGGTGCCTGGGATAAGGATAGTGGGGAAATTTACCCTGTAGCGACAGACTTGAAACTAGCTATGATTATGTTGGTGCTAGAAGACAAGAAAAAACCGATTTCTAGCCGAGATGGGATGAAACTCTGTGTGGAAACCTCGACGACCTTTGATGACTGGGTGCGTCAGTCTGAAAAAGATTATCAGGAGATGCTGGTTTATCTAAAAGAAAATGACTTTACCAAAGTTGGGGAATTGACTGAGAAAAATGCCCTTGCTATGCACGCTACGACAAAAACAGCATCACCAGCCTTTTCTTATCTGACGGATGCAAGCTATGAAGCCATGGACTTTGTTCGCCAGCTTCGTGAGCAAGGGGAGGCCTGCTACTTTACCATGGATGCTGGTCCCAATGTCAAGGTCCTCTGTCAGGAGAAAGACTTGGAGCATTTATCAGAAATCTTTGGTCAACGTTATCGCTTGATTGTGTCAAAAACAAAGGATTTGAGTCAAGATGATTGCTGTTAA
- a CDS encoding phosphomevalonate kinase, whose translation MIAVKTCGKLYWAGEYAILEPGQLALIKAIPIYMRGEIAFSDSYRIYSDLFDFAVDLTPNPAYSLIQETIALVEDFLADRGQTLRPISLEIRGKMEREGKKFGLGSSGSVVVLVVKALLALYNLSIDQDLLFKLASAVLLKRGDNGSMGDLACIVAEDLVLYQSFDRKKIAAWLEKENVATVLERDWGFSISQVQPALECDFLVGWTKEVAVSSQMVKQIKQNIDQLFLTSSKATVAALVEALEQGNTEKIIEQVETASRLLEGLSTDIYTPSLRELKMASQDLQAVAKSSGAGGGDCGIALSFDEQSTETLKNRWANLGIELLYQERIGHDDKS comes from the coding sequence ATGATTGCTGTTAAAACTTGCGGAAAACTCTATTGGGCGGGTGAATATGCTATTTTAGAGCCAGGACAGCTGGCCTTGATAAAGGCGATACCTATCTATATGAGGGGAGAGATTGCCTTTTCTGATAGCTACCGTATCTATTCAGATCTGTTTGATTTCGCAGTGGACTTGACGCCAAATCCTGCCTACAGTTTGATTCAAGAAACGATAGCTTTAGTGGAAGATTTCCTCGCTGATCGTGGTCAGACCTTGCGACCTATTTCTTTGGAAATCCGAGGAAAAATGGAACGGGAAGGCAAAAAGTTTGGTCTAGGCTCTAGTGGCAGCGTCGTTGTCTTGGTTGTCAAGGCTCTGCTGGCTCTGTATAATCTTTCGATTGATCAGGATCTCTTGTTCAAGCTGGCTAGCGCGGTCTTGCTCAAGCGAGGAGACAATGGCTCTATGGGAGACCTTGCCTGTATTGTGGCAGAGGATTTGGTTCTTTACCAGTCATTTGATCGAAAGAAGATAGCTGCTTGGTTGGAAAAAGAAAACGTGGCGACAGTTTTGGAGCGTGATTGGGGCTTTTCTATCTCACAAGTGCAACCAGCCCTAGAATGTGATTTCCTAGTGGGATGGACCAAGGAAGTGGCTGTATCAAGTCAAATGGTCAAGCAAATCAAGCAAAACATAGACCAGCTCTTTTTAACTTCCTCAAAAGCAACGGTAGCTGCTTTGGTAGAAGCCTTGGAGCAGGGGAATACAGAAAAAATTATCGAGCAGGTGGAAACAGCTAGTCGACTTTTAGAAGGTTTGAGCACAGATATTTACACTCCTTCGCTTAGAGAGTTAAAAATGGCCAGCCAAGATTTGCAGGCTGTTGCCAAGAGCAGTGGAGCTGGTGGCGGTGATTGTGGCATTGCCTTGAGTTTTGATGAGCAATCAACTGAAACCCTAAAAAACCGTTGGGCCAATCTGGGGATTGAGCTCTTATACCAAGAAAGGATAGGACATGACGACAAATCGTAA